A window of the Harmonia axyridis chromosome 5, icHarAxyr1.1, whole genome shotgun sequence genome harbors these coding sequences:
- the LOC123679618 gene encoding vesicle transport protein SEC20-like isoform X3, translated as MNSTDIVLENLRKNITEQSFQIKALIQDINDCGGPLSELHKLNSEGRIKIASLRKYIDKFWEVAEENKNANLLKEVLLHRDQLSSTMDFFKKANIKAMLQIEKDSKEKLLRRRDETGVRLRPHKRDKENLVKQSSNITEQLLAVSRQLADTTKQSADTLDSLISSSESVYGTQEELKLTGSAITQSGKLLAKYGRREFTDKILVWFAFLFFCFCVFYIVQKRLF; from the exons ATGAATTCTACCGATATTGTGTTAGAAAATTTAAGGAAAAACATAACCGAACAAAgctttcaaataaaagctcTAATTCAA GACATTAATGATTGTGGAGGTCCATTATCAGAGCTCCATAAGTTGAATTCAGAGGGTAGAATAAAAATTGCCTCACTCAGAAAATATATAGATAAATTTTGGGAAGTtgcagaagaaaataaaaatgcaaACCTCCTTAAAGAAGTACTACTCCATAGAGATCAGTTATCTAG TACAATGGATTTTTTCAAGAAAGCAAACATTAAAGCAATGCTGCAGATTGAAAAAGACTCCAAGGAAAAACTGCTGAGAAGACGGGATGAAACAGGGGTTCGTCTTAGGCCTCATAAACGGGATAAGGAGAATCTTGTAAAACAATCCTCTAATATAACGGAACAACTATTAGCTGTGAGTAGGCAGCTAGCTGATACAACAAAACAAAGTGCTGATACCTTAGACTCTCTGATAAGCTCTTCAGAAAGTGTATACGGCACACAAGAAGAACTCAAATTAACAGGTAGTGCGATAACCCAATCAGGAAAACTTCTAGCTAAATATGGGAGAAGGGAGTTTACTGATAAAATCCTTGTTTGGTTTGcatttttgtttttctgtttTTGCGTGTTTTATATAGTACAAAAAAGACTATTTTGA